The window CGAACGAACTATATTCCCTCGGCAACAACGACCCGAATCCGTCCATGGGCGGTTGCCTGATGGCGCGCGTGTTGGGGATGCCGGGAAGTCCGCGCTCGTTGATCGACGCGGCGCGAAAATCCAATCGGCCCCACGTCGCAAAAATCGCCGAGCGGCTGCGGTTGTATTACTATGTCGGGCCCGCCGATCTCGCCCGCCTCGCAACGGCGGAGTCGCCCCGCCAGTCGCTCGGTTCGGCTGCGAGCGCGCTGCAACTCTGGCGACAATACTTTCCGTCCTTCAAACCGGGACGGCACAACGCAGGCTCGGCGGATTCGCTGACCGTCACCTTTGTCGTTCAGGGGGCTGCAATCCTAGTCGCTGATCGCCACAGCGAGCACATCGCCTGTGCGCGAGGTGAGCCGGTGAATTCGGCAGGAGAATTGACGCTCGCACTGAACAAGCATGGCCAACCGCTGGTGATCACCGAAATCTCGAACCAATCCACCGGCTTTTGTCCTGAACCTGCCTCTTGGTTCGCAGTCCAACACGCCCTGCAAAGCACCGGCATCCAGCATCCGCAGAACTTCACGAATGCGCTCATCTTCCGACGTTGCCCCAGTTGCCGCGCGACGAACGTCGTGAAAGATCATTGGCTGCATTGTGAGGTCTGCGGGGCAGAACTGCCAGCCGAGTGGAACTTTGCGGACTAAGAAGCTTTTGACTTGCGAGTCCTGGTCTTGCGAACCTTGCGCGGCAGCGGTGACCGCACCAGTTCATACGTCAGCGCATTACCGATTTTGCCGACCATGTTTGCGCCGCCGGTCTTACGCAAGCAGTAAGCAATTCGCTGCGCGATCCAGCGTTGAATCTGCATTGCCTGAGCGAGATCGCCCGTGTGAAATGGTTGCGGCAGATCGTTTGGCAAGAGCGCGAGCAGGTCGCCGTTGGTTTGAAAGATATGCGTGCTGACGACGTCGACCATGCTCAGGTCGTAGGTGACGTGATCGTCTCGCCGCCAGCGACGCCGCTTGCCGTGGCCGGGAATACGGCGTTCTTCGACGGTGACGAGCGGCACTTCAAGCGTCAGCCGCGGGTGCGGAAAGACCGAGCCGAAATAAACCAGCTCGTGAAACAGATCGAGAACGGTCGCGCGCTTGGGGCTGAGTCGCCGGCTGATTTCGCCGCCGTCCTCGCCTTCGAGTTTGATCAGCGTCTTGCGGGCGATCAGCGGCTTCACCACGCGGACCGGATGCTTTTCCAGCAGCTTGGCCACTTTGTTCCGAATGGCGCCGAGCGAGCCGTGCTGAATCTCGACGAGTTCGTCGCCACGAACGACATCGATTCGATAGCCCGCGAACTTCCGCGACTCTTGCTCACTCGCGGCGTGCTCGCCGGCGTAAAGAGCTTTCAGTTGGCGGTGTAATGAAGTTTCCATACTTCCCTACAAAAATCTACTTTCTACTCACCCCTCTCTACCCTCCTTTTTCTCCAGCCATCCCAGGGAAAGGAAAGTAGAGAGGAGTGCGTAGAAAGTAGCAGGAGAATAGCGGACGCCACTGGATTCGCCCACTGCACTTGAATTGGCCGTTGCTAGCAATTTTGCCCTAGACCGTTTCGTTGCGGCCAACGATACTCCGCGCCTGCGCCCGGTTTGCGAGCCGAATTGTTGGGATAGATCAAAATGTCCGATCTGCGAAAAGCTGCTGTTCTGCTGATGAGTCTCCCCGAGGAAGACGCCGCTGCGCTCCTCGCCAAGCTCACGCCCAAGCAAGTCGAAGTGGTCTCGATCGAAATCGCCAAGCTCGGCAGACTGTCGGGGACCGAGCAGGAAACCGTCATTCAAGAATTTGCCGGCGTGAACCCCGCCGCGCTCGGTGTGGCCGGCGGCGGTCTCGAGTTTGCTTCGCAGCTCGTCTCCAAAGCCCTCGGCGACCAGGCCGGCAAGACGCTCGAAAATGTGCGTCAGTCAATTCAGTCATTACCGTTCGGCTTTCTGAAAAAAGTCGACCCGCAGAACTTGCTCACGTTCATCATGGACGAGCATCCACAGACCATCGCCCTTATCCTCTCGCACCTGCCGAGCGCGTATGGCGCGGAAATTCTCAAAGGCTTGCCCGCCGAACGGCAGCTGTCAGTCATTCGCCGCATTGCCCACATGGGGCAAACAAATCCGGAAGTGATCTCCGAAGTCGAACGCGGCCTCGAGAGCCGAATGGCGAACTTGATGAATCAATCGTTCGAAAAAGCGGGCGGCGTAAATAGCGTGGCCGAGATCTTGAACGTTACCGATCGCGCGACCGAACGTTCGCTCCTCGAAAGCCTCTCGCAAGAAGATCCCGAGCTCGTCGATGAGATCCGCCGCTTGATGTTTGTCTTCGACGACATCGGCAAGCTCACCGACAAGGACATTCAATCGGTCCTCAAGAACGTCGAAACTTCGCAATGGGCTATGGCCCTCAAGGGTGCCAGCCCCGAGCTCAAACAAAAAGTCCTCGGCAACCTGTCCACGCGCGCTGCTCAAACGCTCAAGGAAGAAATCGAATACCTGGGCGCGAAAAAGCTCTCTGAAGTGGAAGCCGTGCAGCAACAGATTGTCGACGTTGTGCGGAAGCTCGAGGACGCCGGCCAGATTACCGTCCATGCAGCCGAAGAGAACGAACAGCTGGTGCAGTAGAATGGCTGGATGACGAAAGCGAAATTAAATTCCGCGCCGCACTGGTTTGATCCGCGCAGCGGCGCGCCTGCCATTTCGATTCAGCAGCATTCGGTTCGTGAGCGGAATTTTGAACCGCCGCGGACCAATTGCTTTCGCATCTGGTCGATCGAAGGCGGCGAAGGAAAGTTCGCCGTCAGTTCTGGCAGTTATGAGTTTGCCGCTGGTCAGTTGCTGTTCTTCGTCCCTTATCAGCAACTGAAGTTTGCTGCACGGAGTGCGTGGGAGGCGACGGAGATTCAGTTTCACGCTAATTTTCTCTGCGTCGAAACCTTTCATGCCGAGACCGGTTGCAGTGGCGCGCTGTTCAACGATTTGTATGGTCCGCCGTTGGTTGCTTTGAACGAAACCGCTCGTCCGCAGGTTGCTGACTTGCTCCGGCAACTCGCTCAGGAACAGCGAGAGCAAGCGACCGCCTATGAAGACGCATCCTTGTCGTTGCTAAAGCTCTTGCTGATTGCCGCTACGCGGCAGAAGACGCAGCAGTCGCTCGCTTGTTCTCCTGACGATCGCGGTTTTCGGCATCCGCTGATTGCGCAGCTGCGCGAGTTGATCGAGCAACATTACTGCACGTTGCATACGCCCAAGGATTACGCCGAGCTGTTGCACGTCACGCCGAAAACTCTTGGCCGGTGCGTGAGCGAGCAGCTTGGCAAGACGTTGACCGATTTGATTCGCGAGCGATTATTGACGCATGCCAAATGGCAGCTGCTTCACACCCTGCGGCCGGTAAAGGAAATCGCGCGCGAGACCGGCTTTAAGGACGAGTTTTATTTCAGCCGATTGTTCAAGCAGGAAACGGGCGTCTCGCCGAAGTTCTTTCGGGAGTTTGAGACGGAAATTCGCGGCGGGAGCAATTTGTCCATGAGATTCGCCCCTCCGTCCATTCGCGAATGACGGGGCCGCGCCGATACTTCCTTTGTCAAACAGAACCACCGAAGACAAAGGAAATCTCCCATGTTCATTCGCCGCATTTTCGAAGCTGCCGCCCGTCTCGATCGCATCGGCCTGACCGTCACCCGCATCGGCTTGATGGTGGTACTGCTTTGGATCGGTGGTTTGAAAGCTTTTCGCTACGAAGCCGACGGCATTATCCCTTTCGTCGCCAACAGCCCGTTCATGAGCTTCTTGTTGAAAGATCCGGCGAATTACAAATCGCACAAGAATCCGGAGGGGGCTCTCGTGCCCGCCAATCGGGAGTGGCACGAACAGAATGGCACGTACGTGTTTGCTTACGGCTTGGGCTCGGTCATCGTGATCTATGGCTTGCTGATCGGCACGAACCCATGGCTGCCACAAGTAGCGGCAGTTGGAAGCTTTTTGGTCTTCACCATGTCGTTTGTCACCCTCTCATTCTTGATCACGACGCCCGAATGCTGGGTGCCGGCTCTCGGTGACGCCCAGCATGGTTTTCCGTATCTGAGTGGCGCCGGTCGACTGGTGATCAAGGATGCCATCATGATGGGGGCGGCCTTGGTGACGATGGCTGATTCGGCGAAGACGTATCTGCAGCGAACCGCGGCTTGAGCCGGGCAAAACGCGGCCGGAACGCCCTCCCGGACCTAGCGGCTGGCCGGTATAATAGGTCCGTCGTTCAGGAAATCCGTGTCGCGGGAAGAGCCCATGTCGCAAGCCGAAATGCTGGAGTTGTTTGCCGAGTTGCAGCCCGGGGACCGGGTGCAGTGCGACCACGAAGTGAAGGTCGGCTTTCGCAAGTGGCACACCACCACGATCGGCAAGGTCGTGCGTAAGGAACGCCGCCGCCATAGCTTGCACTTCCGCCGCAACACCGACGATAAGGTCTTCAGCGACGTGCTGGTGATCGAACGCGAAGGGGGCGAATTGACGACCGTGACGCTGGATGAGTTTTCGCAGTTGAAGAAGCTTTAATTTTCTTGTTCCCTCTCCTCGGTATTCCGGTGAGAGGGTTAGGGTGAGGGGCTGGGCTGCGACTGGAGTCAACTCCGCTTCAGCCCCTCACCCCGCCCCTCTCCCCGGCGTACCGAGGAGAGGGAGTAAGACACAAACATGACCCTCGACGTCTTACACACGCAGCACCAACGTCACTTCGCGTCGAGCAAGTTCGTCTATCCCGTGCTGAGCCGCCGGAGCGGCGGGATTTCGCTGGGGGTGAACCTTAACCCCGACAAGGTTTGCAACTTCGACTGCATTTATTGCCAGGTCGATCGGACCACGACGAGCGATACGCAGTTCGTTGAACTGCCGCAACTGCTGAGCGAGCTCGACTATTTTCTGTCGCTCGTCACCAGCGGCGAACTGTATGAAACGGAAAAGTTTCGCCACACGCCGCCGCAGCTGCGCCGGCTGAATGACATTGCTTTCTCAGGTGATGGCGAACCGACGACGCATCGCAATTTTGCCGACATCATCGAACAAGTCGCCGCGCTAAAACGCAAGCACAATCTGCCGCAGGTGAAGCTGGTGCTGATCACCAATGCCAGCATGTTTCATCGCCCGCATGTGCAGCGCGGGCTCGAACTGCTCGATCAAAACAACGGCGAGATTTGGGCCAAGCTGGAAGCGGGAACGGCCGAGTATTTTAAAAAGATCGATCGGACGACGATTCACTTTGAGCAGATCCTGCAGAACATTACTGCGGCAGCGCGAGTGCGACCGCTCGTGATTCAGTCGCTGTTCATGCGCGTGGCTGGTGAGCCGCCGCCGGCAGCGGAGATCGAAGCCTTTTGCGATCGGCTGAATGAAGTTACGACGGCTGGCGGCAAGTTGAGTTTGATTCAGATTTACACGGTGGCCCGCAAGCCGACCGAAAGTTACGTCACTCCGCTGAGCGATGCCGAAGTCGATGCCATCGTGCAGCGCGTGCGCGAGCGAACAGGACTGACGGCTGCGGCTTTTTACGGCGCGAATACGGACGCGATCGAACCTGCCGGGTCCGCGGCGAAAGATGACTCCCATGAATGAAGTGAAGCCCGCGAACTTTCTCCGCCAGTGGATCCACTGGATCATGCTGGGCCTGATCGCCTGGGGCGTGTTTCTCGGATTTGGCGCGTATCTCTACGGCGGCAAATACGCCGGGCTGAAAGCAGTGATCATCGCCGTCTGCGCGATCGTGTTCGTCGAGTTCTGGTGGCTGATGTTGATCGCTCGCGAACGGCGGATGGCGAGGTTGGCTGAGAAAAAAGGTAGTTGAGCAACTCGCGTTTCCGCCCCCTCTCCCCTGCCCTCTTTCCGAAGTTCCGAGGCGAGGGAGTAAGAGAGGTTACTTCTTCTTGCAATTCAGCTTCTCATCCGGAATGAGCAGATCCGGAATGATGCGGCCGCCGACGATCGTTTCTTCGACGATGCGCGGCACGTCTTTGACTCGCACACCGCCGTACCAGATGGCTTGCGGGTAGATGACGATGACCGGGCCGAGTTCGCACTGGTCGAGGCAACCGGCTTCGTTGGCGCGGACCTGGGGTTTCAGGCCACGCTTTTCGAGCTCTTTTTTGAAAGCCGATTTCAGCGCTTCATCCCCATCGGGATCACACGAAGCGCGGGAATCTTTTTTGCGTTGATTGCAACAGACGAAAATGTGATGCGTGAAGTGTGCCATGCGGCCATTTTACGCACGGGCTTCGTCCTTAGCGACCACGCTTCTTTTCCTTGTCCTGGTTGCCGCTGTTGTTGTTTTCCTTGGGAGTAGTGGTCCGCGGAGCCGGCGTCGAGTTGCGGGGCTGCAGATTCTGGATGTTGTTCTGCCGCGACGGTTGGGTCCGTTCCACATTCGGCTTGGGAACGTTGAACGGCTTGGTCTCCTTGTTGCCGCCGAGATTGATCCCACCGTTGCCGCCAGGGTTCATGCCACTGCCACCGAGGTTGCGCGGTGGATTGGCCTCGCGCTTCGGCACTTCGAACTTCGGCGTGCGATCGACCTTGGGAGTCGTATCCACTTTCTGAGTCAAATCCACCTTGGGCGTGTTTACTTTGGGAGTTTCAATCGTGCGCGTCGGATTGCCGCCGAGATCAGGACGAGGCTGACGTGCCTTGTTGATCGCGTCCTGCTGTTGCTGTTTCAGGGCGTCGATCTTTTGCTGCAGCGCATTGTTCGTGGGATTCGCAGCACCGCCGAGGTCCGGCTTCCGCGGCTCGCGGTTCGTCAGCGGTTTGTCGTTTGGCTTGTCAGTAGGCTTCGTCAACGGAGTGTCGAGGCCGGTGTTTGCCGGCTTATCGACGGAGGGGACGAGGCCCGGCGGAAGGATGCCGTTGTTCCGGCCTGGCAATCGCGTGGGATCTTTACCATCCGGCTTGTTGCCGTTCACCAGCGGCTTGTCGCCGACGTTCGTTTTGTCGCCAGGAATACGGTCGATAGGTTTCCGATCCAGCGGATTGCGGTCGCCAGGATTTCGCTCGCCAGGATTGAGATCCAGCGGATTACGATCGATCGGCCGGGAAACAACGTTCCGGTCGGGCTTTTCTGGCGCTTCGATCTTCGGTTTGTTGGGCGAAAGGTTCGCCGTCGGCGCCTTCGGCAAACGGAACTTGCTCGTAAGCACGTCCTGTGTCGCGGCGATTTTGTCGGCGGGAGTGTCGTTGCCCGGTTTGCCCGGAAGTTTCACGTCAGGTCCCTTGCCCGGATCACCGATGGCAGGGCCGCGGTTGGGACGATCGCTCGGATCGCGGTCTGGCCGATCGTTGCCGCGGCCTGGCTGATCACGTCCTCCTGGCACGAAGCTGACGTGCTCTTCCTTGAGTCGCATGTTGTGCAACTCTTTGACTTGCTCGATGGCTTTCTTGTTGTAGTCCTTCGAGACGAGATCTTGCTTGGTCCAACGATATTCCGGCTTGCGGACGATGTCCTTCAGGTCTTCGCCGAGCGAAGCCGGGCGCACCTGCGGTCCGCCGTTGGGATTGCGAATGTCGCGGTGATCGTGCTGATGAGCGATCTGATCGCGCCAGGTATTCGCCGGGCGTTGATCGACGTGGCTCACATAGTGGTTGTGCCAGCCTTGCATCCGCTGGGCGTAGTTAATGCCCTGGCGGTGATAGTGGACGTTGCAATACGAGAAGAGTGGATCGTGGCAATGCGGCCGCGCATTGTAATTGCACCAGGGCGTGAAGCTGCGGTTCACATAGGTCGGCCCATAGTAATTGCCGAAGTAGTAGTGGCAGTACGAGTCGCGGACCCACAGGTGGACGAACAGGTTGCTGGTGTTGATCACGCAGCGCGGCGTGTAGTAGTAAGTTGGCCGAGCGTAGACGACTGGCTGCATGTAGACCGGCGCGAAGATCTGGCCGCGACG is drawn from Anatilimnocola floriformis and contains these coding sequences:
- the fliG gene encoding flagellar motor switch protein FliG, with amino-acid sequence MSDLRKAAVLLMSLPEEDAAALLAKLTPKQVEVVSIEIAKLGRLSGTEQETVIQEFAGVNPAALGVAGGGLEFASQLVSKALGDQAGKTLENVRQSIQSLPFGFLKKVDPQNLLTFIMDEHPQTIALILSHLPSAYGAEILKGLPAERQLSVIRRIAHMGQTNPEVISEVERGLESRMANLMNQSFEKAGGVNSVAEILNVTDRATERSLLESLSQEDPELVDEIRRLMFVFDDIGKLTDKDIQSVLKNVETSQWAMALKGASPELKQKVLGNLSTRAAQTLKEEIEYLGAKKLSEVEAVQQQIVDVVRKLEDAGQITVHAAEENEQLVQ
- a CDS encoding AraC family transcriptional regulator; translated protein: MTKAKLNSAPHWFDPRSGAPAISIQQHSVRERNFEPPRTNCFRIWSIEGGEGKFAVSSGSYEFAAGQLLFFVPYQQLKFAARSAWEATEIQFHANFLCVETFHAETGCSGALFNDLYGPPLVALNETARPQVADLLRQLAQEQREQATAYEDASLSLLKLLLIAATRQKTQQSLACSPDDRGFRHPLIAQLRELIEQHYCTLHTPKDYAELLHVTPKTLGRCVSEQLGKTLTDLIRERLLTHAKWQLLHTLRPVKEIARETGFKDEFYFSRLFKQETGVSPKFFREFETEIRGGSNLSMRFAPPSIRE
- a CDS encoding DUF417 family protein; this encodes MFIRRIFEAAARLDRIGLTVTRIGLMVVLLWIGGLKAFRYEADGIIPFVANSPFMSFLLKDPANYKSHKNPEGALVPANREWHEQNGTYVFAYGLGSVIVIYGLLIGTNPWLPQVAAVGSFLVFTMSFVTLSFLITTPECWVPALGDAQHGFPYLSGAGRLVIKDAIMMGAALVTMADSAKTYLQRTAA
- a CDS encoding radical SAM protein, whose product is MTLDVLHTQHQRHFASSKFVYPVLSRRSGGISLGVNLNPDKVCNFDCIYCQVDRTTTSDTQFVELPQLLSELDYFLSLVTSGELYETEKFRHTPPQLRRLNDIAFSGDGEPTTHRNFADIIEQVAALKRKHNLPQVKLVLITNASMFHRPHVQRGLELLDQNNGEIWAKLEAGTAEYFKKIDRTTIHFEQILQNITAAARVRPLVIQSLFMRVAGEPPPAAEIEAFCDRLNEVTTAGGKLSLIQIYTVARKPTESYVTPLSDAEVDAIVQRVRERTGLTAAAFYGANTDAIEPAGSAAKDDSHE
- a CDS encoding (2Fe-2S) ferredoxin domain-containing protein; its protein translation is MAHFTHHIFVCCNQRKKDSRASCDPDGDEALKSAFKKELEKRGLKPQVRANEAGCLDQCELGPVIVIYPQAIWYGGVRVKDVPRIVEETIVGGRIIPDLLIPDEKLNCKKK